AGAAGGGCTTTAAGAAAATGGCCCCCATGGTTGAAAAGCTGGGACGTATCGGAATTGAAATTTCGATGTTCATTGAACCTTCCATTGAACAAGTGGAAGCCTCTTATGAGATCGGTGCCGACGCTGTAGAGCTGCACACGGGAAAATGGGTTCTACTGACGGGTGCAAAAAAAGAAAAAGAATGGAAGCGCCTTGTAGACGCTGCTGAATGGGCCCACTACTTGGGAATGAACGTTCATGCGGGACACGGTCTTGATTATCAGCATGCAAAGCTGATAAATAAACTTCCTCATCTTCAGGAAGTGAATATTGGTCATTCGTTGATTTGTTATGCTTTGGAAGACGGTCTTCAAGCTTCCGTCAGTAAGATGAGAAAGATCTTAAAGTAATGTCTGACGTTTTGAACTCGGAAAGAACAGTGAGAAATCTCAGTGAACTTAAAGAGTTCTGGAAAGAACTTTTACCGGCCCTTAAAGATCGCACCATCCTCTTAATGAGTGGTGATGTGGGGGCTGGTAAAACAACTTCGGTGCAGTTGATTGCCGAACTCCTAGGCATGCGCGACGTTCAGTCGCCGTCCTTTGCCATCCATCTACGCTACGAAAATGCCGAAGGTCAGTCCCTAGACCATTTAGACCTCTATCGTCTCAAAGACGACGACGA
This portion of the Bdellovibrio sp. ArHS genome encodes:
- a CDS encoding pyridoxine 5'-phosphate synthase, which gives rise to MKHKIRLGVNVDHVATLRQVRGGTTPYPSLLDAVKASVKGGAEQITIHLREDRRHIQLEDLKVLSKVCPVPLNLEMAATAQMVKFAKKYRPDWVCFVPEKRAELTTEGGLDVKKGFKKMAPMVEKLGRIGIEISMFIEPSIEQVEASYEIGADAVELHTGKWVLLTGAKKEKEWKRLVDAAEWAHYLGMNVHAGHGLDYQHAKLINKLPHLQEVNIGHSLICYALEDGLQASVSKMRKILK
- the tsaE gene encoding tRNA (adenosine(37)-N6)-threonylcarbamoyltransferase complex ATPase subunit type 1 TsaE encodes the protein MSDVLNSERTVRNLSELKEFWKELLPALKDRTILLMSGDVGAGKTTSVQLIAELLGMRDVQSPSFAIHLRYENAEGQSLDHLDLYRLKDDDDLESSGFWDLFSQQKSLIIIEWANRLNYEFLPLNWQKIEIQFQKLSETTRKIKTQKVPGDFS